A single Caretta caretta isolate rCarCar2 chromosome 2, rCarCar1.hap1, whole genome shotgun sequence DNA region contains:
- the YTHDF3 gene encoding YTH domain-containing family protein 3, with amino-acid sequence MSATSVDQRPKGQGNKVSVQNGSIHQKDAVNDDDFEPYLSSQTNQSNSYPPMSDPYMPSYYAPSIGFPYSLSEAAWSTAGDPPMPYLTTYGQMSNGEHHYIPDGVFSQPGALGNTPPFLGQHGFNFFPGNADFSTWGTSGSQGQSTQSSAYSSSYGYPPSSLGRAIADGQAGFGNDTLSKVPGISSIEQGMTGLKIGGDMTAAVTKTVGSALSSTGMTSIAANSVPPVSSSAPKPTSWAAIARKPAKPQPKLKPKGNVGIGGPAVPPPPIKHNMNIGTWDDKGSVVKAPPSQPILPPQTIIQQPQPLIQPPPLVQSQLPQQQSQPPQPQQQQGPQQQAQPHQLQQQQQLQNRWVAPRNRGVGFSQNNGGAGSENFGLGVVPVSSSPGIEVHPVLEKLKAINNYNPKDFDWNLKNGRVFIIKSYSEDDIHRSIKYSIWCSTEHGNKRLDAAYRSLNGKGPLYLLFSVNGSGHFCGVAEMKSVVDYNAYAGVWSQDKWKGKFDVKWIFVKDVPNNQLRHIRLENNDNKPVTNSRDTQEVPLEKAKQVLKIIATFKHTTSIFDDFAHYEKRQEEEEAMRRERNRNKQ; translated from the exons TTTCAGTACAAAACGGTTCGATTCATCAAAAGGATGCAGTAAATGATGATGACTTTGAGCCATATCTAAGTAGCCAGACAAATCAG AGTAACAGCTATCCACCAATGTCAGACCCATACATGCCTAGTTATTATGCTCCATCCATTGGATTTCCATATTCTCTAAGTGAAGCAGCATGGTCCACTGCAGGTGACCCTCCAATGCCATACTTGACAACCTATGGACAGATGAGCAATGGTGAACATCACTATATACCTGATGGTGTGTTTAGTCAACCTGGGGCTTTGGGAAATACCCCTCCATTCCTTGGTCAGcatggatttaatttttttcctgggaATGCAGATTTCTCTACATGGGGGACAAGTGGATCTCAGGGACAATCAACACAAAGCTCTGCTTATAGCAGCAGCTATGGCTATCCACCTAGCTCTCTTGGTAGAGCCATAGCAGATGGACAGGCTGGATTTGGCAATGATACTCTGAGCAAGGTGCCTGGGATTAGCAGCATTGAGCAAGGCATGACGGGACTGAAAATTGGTGGGGATATGACAGCTGCTGTGACAAAAACTGTAGGTTCAGCTCTGAGCAGTACAGGTATGACCAGCATTGCAGCAAATAGTGTGCCCCCAGTTAGCAGTTCAGCACCTAAACCAACCTCATGGGCTGCCATTGctaggaagcctgctaaacctCAGCCGAAACTCAAGCCTAAGGGTAATGTGGGAATTGGGGGCCCTGCTGTACCACCACCTCCTATAAAACACAACATGAACATTGGAACTTGGGATGACAAAGGGTCGGTGGTAAAAGCACCCCCTTCCCAGCCAATACTGCCTCCTCAGACTATAATACAGCAGCCTCAGCCATTAATTCAACCACCACCATTGGTGCAAAGCCAACTGCCTCAACAGCAGTCTCAGCCACCACAACCACAGCAGCAACAAGGACCTCAGCAGCAGGCCCAGCCTCACCAgttgcagcagcaacagcagctgcaAAACCGCTGGGTAGCTCCTCGTAACAGGGGCGTGGGCTTCAGCCAGAACAATGGAGGAGCTGGCAGCGAAAACTTTGGCTTAGGTGTTGTACCTGTCAGCTCTTCACCTGGTATAGAGGTGCACCCAGTACTGGAGAAACTAAAGGCCATAAACAACTATAATCCCAAAGACTTTGATTGGAATCTGAAGAATGGACGTGTGTTTATAATCAAAAGCTATTCGGAGGACGATATACACCGCTCCATTAAATACTCTATCTGGTGTAGTACTGAACATGGTAATAAACGCTTGGATGCTGCTTACCGTTCCCTGAATGGAAAAGGTCCACTCTATTTACTCTTCAGTGTGAATGGCAGTGGACATTTTTGTGGAGTGGCTGAGATGAAGTCTGTTGTGGACTACAATGCATATGCTGGAGTCTGGTCTCAGGATAAGTGGAAGGGGAAGTTTGATGTTAAGTGGATCTTTGTCAAAGACGTTCCCAATAACCAGCTGCGGCACATTCGTTTGGAAAACAATGACAACAAACCGGTTACCAATTCGAGGGACACTCAAGAGGTACCCCTAGAAAAAGCTAAGCAAGTGCTTAAAATAATTGCTACTTTCAAGCATACCACCTCAATCTTTGATGACTTTGCACACTATGAAAAGcgtcaggaggaggaggaagccatgCGTAGG GAGAGAAATAGAAACAAACAATAA